From a single Kitasatospora sp. NBC_00458 genomic region:
- a CDS encoding lysine N(6)-hydroxylase/L-ornithine N(5)-oxygenase family protein, producing MDTPAPRPGPYDLLGVGIGPFNLSLAALAEPVPGLRTLFCDQRPEFRWHPGMLVDGARMQVPFLADLVSLADPTNPWSFLNHLREQDRLFPFYFTERFQLTRREYDHYCRWAAERLANCRFGTEVTALHWAGDRYRAELRDTATGGLSTVEARHLVLGVGTRPVRPEAFAALDGHPAALHSADYLHRREDLSGARDVTVVGSGQSGAEVFLDLLRRHDGDGVRLRWLTRTRALAPMEYSKLGLEHFTPDYTRYFHGLPEGVRDTLVEAQWQLHKAASAETLAEIHDTLYERTVGRPIGATPVEITPGTAVTDARTGPCGGFELRCRHTDSGVEHVLRTDAVVLATGYRAARPAALEPLAHLVDWDGAGRYRVDLDHRVAMLPEVTGGLYVQNAELHTHGVGTPDLGLGAHRAAVILNAVAGRTVHRLPARTAWTGFAPPPVGPSAGPADGQPSARPGDPPRDRSPDRSPDRAPATDRTSAADRTPAVPRPQEPTRAATAGR from the coding sequence ATGGACACCCCCGCACCCCGCCCCGGACCGTACGACCTGCTCGGCGTCGGCATCGGCCCGTTCAACCTCTCCCTCGCCGCACTCGCCGAGCCCGTGCCCGGCCTGCGCACCCTCTTCTGCGACCAGCGCCCCGAGTTCCGCTGGCACCCCGGCATGCTGGTCGACGGCGCCCGGATGCAGGTGCCGTTCCTCGCCGACCTCGTCTCGCTGGCCGACCCGACCAACCCCTGGTCCTTCCTCAACCACCTGCGCGAACAGGACCGGCTCTTCCCGTTCTACTTCACCGAGCGGTTCCAGCTGACCCGCCGCGAGTACGACCACTACTGCCGCTGGGCCGCCGAGCGCCTCGCCAACTGCCGCTTCGGCACCGAGGTCACCGCCCTGCACTGGGCCGGCGACCGGTACCGCGCCGAACTGCGGGACACCGCCACCGGAGGGCTCAGCACCGTCGAGGCCCGCCACCTGGTGCTCGGCGTCGGCACCCGGCCGGTCCGTCCCGAGGCCTTCGCCGCCCTCGACGGCCACCCCGCCGCCCTCCACTCGGCCGACTACCTCCACCGGCGCGAGGACCTGTCCGGAGCCCGGGACGTCACCGTGGTCGGCAGCGGCCAGTCCGGTGCCGAGGTCTTCCTCGACCTGCTGCGCCGCCACGACGGCGACGGCGTCCGGCTGCGCTGGCTCACCCGCACCCGGGCGCTCGCGCCGATGGAGTACTCCAAGCTCGGCCTGGAGCACTTCACCCCCGACTACACCCGGTACTTCCACGGCCTGCCCGAGGGCGTCCGGGACACGCTGGTCGAGGCCCAGTGGCAGCTGCACAAGGCGGCCTCCGCCGAGACCCTCGCCGAGATCCACGACACCCTGTACGAGCGGACCGTCGGCCGGCCGATCGGCGCCACCCCGGTCGAGATCACCCCCGGCACCGCCGTCACCGACGCCCGGACCGGCCCGTGCGGAGGGTTCGAACTCCGCTGCCGGCACACCGACTCGGGCGTCGAGCACGTGCTGCGCACCGACGCCGTGGTGCTCGCCACCGGCTACCGGGCCGCCCGCCCGGCCGCCCTGGAGCCGCTGGCCCACCTGGTCGACTGGGACGGGGCCGGGCGCTACCGGGTCGACCTCGACCACCGGGTGGCGATGCTCCCCGAGGTCACCGGCGGCCTGTACGTCCAGAACGCCGAGCTGCACACCCACGGTGTCGGCACCCCCGACCTCGGGCTCGGCGCCCACCGGGCCGCGGTGATCCTCAACGCCGTGGCCGGCCGGACCGTCCACCGGCTGCCCGCCCGCACCGCCTGGACCGGCTTCGCCCCGCCGCCGGTCGGCCCGTCGGCCGGCCCGGCCGACGGGCAGCCCTCCGCCCGGCCCGGTGATCCACCCCGCGACCGTTCCCCCGACCGTTCCCCCGACCGGGCCCCTGCCACCGACCGCACGTCCGCCGCCGACCGCACCCCCGCCGTCCCCCGACCCCAGGAGCCCACCCGTGCCGCAACCGCCGGCCGCTGA
- the nrdR gene encoding transcriptional regulator NrdR has protein sequence MHCPFCRHSDSRVVDSRTTEDGSCIRRRRQCPDCGRRFTTVETAALMVIKRSGVTEPFSREKVISGVRKACQGRPVTEDALAQLGQRVEECVRATGNAELTTHDVGLAILGPLKELDVVAYLRFASVYQAYDGLEDFEAAIAELRAERPVPEADGTCVPVPAAAP, from the coding sequence GTGCACTGCCCCTTCTGCCGGCACTCCGACAGCCGCGTCGTCGACAGCCGGACCACCGAGGACGGCAGCTGCATCCGCCGCCGACGGCAGTGCCCGGACTGCGGCCGCCGTTTCACCACGGTGGAGACGGCCGCCCTGATGGTCATCAAGCGCAGCGGCGTCACCGAGCCGTTCTCCCGGGAGAAGGTCATCTCCGGAGTCCGCAAGGCCTGCCAGGGCCGCCCGGTCACCGAGGACGCCCTCGCCCAGCTCGGCCAGCGGGTCGAGGAGTGCGTGCGGGCCACCGGCAACGCCGAACTCACGACCCATGACGTCGGGCTGGCCATACTCGGCCCGCTCAAGGAGCTCGACGTCGTCGCCTACCTGCGCTTCGCCAGCGTCTACCAGGCGTACGACGGGCTCGAAGACTTCGAGGCCGCCATCGCGGAACTCCGCGCCGAGCGACCCGTCCCCGAGGCGGACGGCACCTGCGTGCCCGTCCCCGCCGCCGCGCCCTAG
- a CDS encoding ATP-dependent DNA helicase, with protein sequence MTNDSESPLPAEDAADAADSAEAPDTPVEAVPRARIPELLHAAVASVGGVERPGQLRMAEAVADAVDHGEHLLVQAGTGTGKSLAYLVPALAHGDRVVVATATLALQRQLVERDLPRTVEALHPVLRRRPLFAMLKGRSNYLCLHRANEGTPSEEGEGLFDPVEAMGGPTGKLGKEVLRLRDWADETETGDRDDMSPGVSDKAWAQLSVTSKECLGATRCAYGQECFAEKARERAKLADVVVTNHAMLAIDAIEGAPVLPEHGLLIVDEAHELVNRVTGAATAELTVGAVNRTVKRAARLANEKAVDALQAAAENYHGLMETAQPGRVEELPEYLAYAVTAIRDAARQVITSLGETRDKGLTDEDAVRKQAMASAETLHETADRLLQDSEYDVVWIDRGDRFGLGTASLRVAPLSVSGLLREGLYKERSVVLTSATLKLGGDFNGVAASVGLSSEARLPDARTPGDNPEAAGEGFGDEPVPQWRGIDVGSPFKYPKQGILYVARHLADPGRDPERPDMLDELTELIGAAGGRTLGLFSSMRGAQTAAEAMRERLDNRVLLQGEDTLGELIREFASDATTCLFGTLSLWQGVDVPGSACQLVVMDRIPFPRPDDPLMSARQKDVEQRGGNGFMAVAATHAALLMAQGAGRLVRAADDRGVVAVLDPRVETKRYGGFFRSSMPEFWYTTDRNQVRRSLAAIDASAEPVRPVAKRG encoded by the coding sequence ATGACGAACGACTCCGAATCCCCGCTCCCCGCCGAGGACGCCGCAGACGCCGCGGACTCCGCGGAGGCCCCGGACACGCCCGTCGAGGCGGTCCCCAGGGCCCGCATCCCCGAGCTGCTGCACGCCGCGGTGGCCTCCGTCGGCGGCGTCGAGCGCCCCGGCCAGCTCCGGATGGCCGAGGCCGTCGCCGACGCCGTCGACCACGGCGAGCACCTGCTCGTCCAGGCCGGCACCGGCACCGGCAAGTCCCTCGCCTACCTGGTGCCGGCGCTCGCCCACGGGGACCGGGTGGTGGTCGCCACCGCCACCCTGGCCCTCCAACGCCAGCTGGTCGAACGGGACTTGCCGCGCACCGTGGAAGCACTGCACCCGGTGCTGCGGCGCCGGCCGCTGTTCGCGATGCTCAAGGGCCGCTCCAACTACCTCTGCCTGCACCGGGCCAACGAGGGCACCCCGAGCGAGGAGGGCGAGGGCCTCTTCGACCCGGTGGAGGCGATGGGCGGCCCCACCGGCAAGCTCGGCAAGGAGGTGCTCCGGCTGCGCGACTGGGCCGACGAGACCGAGACCGGCGACCGGGACGACATGAGCCCCGGCGTGTCCGACAAGGCCTGGGCCCAGCTCTCGGTGACCTCCAAGGAGTGCCTGGGCGCGACCAGGTGCGCCTACGGCCAGGAGTGCTTCGCCGAGAAGGCGCGGGAGCGCGCCAAGCTCGCGGACGTGGTGGTCACCAACCACGCGATGCTCGCCATCGACGCCATCGAGGGCGCGCCGGTGCTGCCCGAGCACGGGCTGCTGATCGTCGACGAGGCCCACGAGCTGGTCAACCGGGTCACCGGGGCGGCCACCGCCGAGCTGACCGTCGGCGCGGTGAACCGGACGGTCAAGCGGGCCGCCCGACTGGCCAACGAGAAGGCCGTCGACGCGCTCCAGGCCGCCGCCGAGAACTACCACGGCCTGATGGAGACCGCCCAGCCCGGCCGGGTCGAGGAGCTGCCCGAGTACCTCGCGTACGCGGTCACCGCGATCCGGGACGCCGCCCGGCAGGTGATCACCTCGCTCGGCGAGACCAGGGACAAGGGGCTCACCGACGAGGACGCCGTCCGCAAGCAGGCGATGGCCTCCGCCGAGACGCTGCACGAGACCGCCGACCGGCTGCTCCAGGACTCCGAGTACGACGTCGTCTGGATCGACCGCGGCGACCGCTTCGGCCTGGGCACCGCCTCGCTGCGGGTCGCCCCGCTGAGCGTCTCCGGCCTGCTGCGCGAGGGGCTGTACAAGGAGCGGTCGGTGGTGCTGACCTCCGCCACGCTCAAGCTCGGCGGGGACTTCAATGGCGTGGCCGCCTCGGTCGGCCTGTCGTCCGAGGCACGGCTGCCGGACGCGCGCACACCGGGCGACAACCCGGAGGCCGCCGGCGAGGGCTTCGGGGACGAGCCGGTGCCGCAGTGGCGGGGCATCGACGTCGGCTCGCCGTTCAAGTACCCCAAGCAGGGCATCCTGTACGTCGCCCGGCACCTGGCCGACCCGGGGCGCGACCCCGAACGGCCGGACATGCTGGACGAGCTGACCGAACTGATCGGCGCGGCCGGCGGGCGGACGCTGGGCCTGTTCTCCTCGATGCGCGGCGCCCAGACGGCCGCCGAGGCGATGCGGGAGCGGCTCGACAACCGGGTCCTGCTCCAGGGGGAGGACACCCTGGGCGAGCTGATCCGCGAGTTCGCCTCGGACGCGACCACCTGCCTGTTCGGCACGCTCTCGCTCTGGCAGGGCGTGGACGTGCCCGGCTCGGCCTGTCAGCTGGTGGTGATGGACCGGATCCCGTTCCCGCGCCCGGACGACCCGCTGATGAGCGCCCGCCAGAAGGACGTCGAACAGCGCGGCGGGAACGGCTTCATGGCCGTCGCGGCCACCCACGCGGCGCTGCTGATGGCGCAGGGCGCCGGCCGGCTGGTGCGGGCGGCGGACGACCGCGGGGTGGTGGCGGTGCTCGACCCGCGGGTGGAGACCAAGCGGTACGGGGGCTTCTTCCGCTCCTCGATGCCGGAGTTCTGGTACACCACCGACCGCAACCAGGTGCGCCGGTCGCTGGCGGCCATCGACGCCTCGGCGGAGCCGGTCCGGCCGGTGGCCAAGCGGGGCTGA
- the lexA gene encoding transcriptional repressor LexA, which translates to MPGRPPGIRTDEAGLTERQRRVIEVIRDSVQRRGYPPSMREIGQAVGLSSTSSVAHQLMALERKGFLRRDPHRPRAYEVRGVEVARPNTAETAGRPSTSYVPLVGRIAAGGPILAEQTVEDVFPLPRQLVGEGELFALTVRGDSMIEAAICDGDWVTVRRQPVAENGDIVAAMIDGEATVKRLKREDGRIWLMPHNPAYEPINGDNATILGKVVAVLRRL; encoded by the coding sequence ATGCCCGGCCGACCGCCCGGGATCCGCACCGACGAGGCCGGGCTCACCGAACGCCAGCGCCGGGTGATCGAGGTGATCCGGGACTCCGTCCAGCGCCGGGGCTACCCGCCGTCCATGCGGGAGATCGGCCAGGCCGTCGGCCTGTCCAGCACCTCGTCCGTCGCCCACCAGCTGATGGCCCTGGAGCGCAAGGGCTTCCTCCGCCGCGACCCGCACCGCCCGCGCGCCTACGAGGTCCGCGGCGTCGAGGTGGCCCGGCCGAACACCGCCGAGACGGCCGGCCGCCCGTCCACCTCGTACGTCCCGCTGGTCGGCCGGATCGCGGCCGGCGGGCCGATCCTCGCCGAGCAGACGGTCGAGGACGTCTTCCCGCTGCCGCGCCAGCTGGTCGGCGAGGGCGAGCTGTTCGCGCTCACCGTGCGCGGCGACTCGATGATCGAGGCCGCGATCTGCGACGGCGACTGGGTCACCGTCCGCCGCCAGCCGGTCGCCGAGAACGGCGACATCGTGGCCGCGATGATCGACGGCGAGGCCACCGTCAAGCGCCTCAAGCGCGAGGACGGCCGGATCTGGCTGATGCCGCACAACCCGGCGTACGAGCCGATCAACGGCGACAACGCGACCATCCTGGGCAAGGTCGTGGCGGTCCTCCGCCGGCTCTGA
- a CDS encoding IucA/IucC family protein — translation MPQPPAAEPPLYLPPQLTAGHWQRAGRALLAKMLGEFAYEELIVPVETGTPVDAGAPTGTAAPAGAGAGAGSAAGADYLLKLPDAEYRFTARRGAYGSWFVDPATLHCTRPEGLDPLRLLTYARHTLGLRGDTTGHLVRELTATLIADAHLLATGLTAAELADLGHTELEGRQGGHPWIVPNKGRIGFSASDAARWAPEARTPRPLPWIAVHRRLAEYRGVPGLADPEQLYRRELDDPAALRAPLGPDAGDYLLLPVHPWQWDETVVPLFAPWIASGEIVPLAGDGDLRLPQQSIRSFFNHTRPERCTVKLPLAILNTLVWRGLPTERTLAAPAVTAWIHGLRDADPFLRDECRVVLLGEIASVTVDHPLYRELPEAPYQYKELLGAIWREPLGPALDPGERGRTLAALLQTGTDGRALAAELVARSGLTPAEWTGRLFAAMLPPLLHFLYRYGLVFSPHGENAVVLFDEHDVPVRLAVKDFVDDVNLSDQDLPELRALPAEVDAVLLREDPAGLCQFLHSGLFVGVYRYLAPLLEAQTGLPEEAFWTLLRTEVLRYQERFPALAGRFALFDLFRPRIDRLCLNRNRLLMDGYADRPQRPHAARHGTVPNALVPGGAAPLPGQRDRIVTPAP, via the coding sequence GTGCCGCAACCGCCGGCCGCTGAACCGCCGCTGTACCTGCCCCCGCAGCTCACCGCCGGGCACTGGCAGCGGGCCGGCCGCGCGCTGCTGGCCAAGATGCTCGGCGAGTTCGCCTACGAGGAGCTCATCGTCCCCGTGGAGACCGGCACCCCCGTGGACGCCGGCGCCCCCACGGGGACCGCCGCTCCCGCCGGTGCCGGTGCCGGTGCCGGGTCGGCGGCCGGGGCCGACTACCTGCTCAAGCTGCCCGACGCCGAGTACCGCTTCACCGCCCGCCGCGGCGCCTACGGCAGCTGGTTCGTCGACCCGGCCACCCTCCACTGCACCCGCCCCGAGGGCCTGGACCCGCTGCGGCTGCTGACCTACGCCCGGCACACCCTCGGCCTGCGCGGCGACACCACCGGCCACCTGGTCCGCGAACTCACGGCCACCCTCATCGCCGACGCCCACCTCCTCGCCACCGGGCTCACCGCCGCCGAACTCGCCGACCTCGGCCACACCGAGCTGGAGGGCCGGCAGGGCGGCCACCCGTGGATCGTCCCCAACAAGGGCCGGATCGGCTTCTCCGCCTCCGACGCCGCCCGCTGGGCCCCGGAGGCCCGCACCCCGCGGCCGCTGCCCTGGATCGCCGTCCACCGCCGCCTCGCCGAGTACCGCGGCGTCCCCGGCCTGGCCGACCCCGAGCAGCTCTACCGGCGCGAGCTGGACGACCCCGCCGCGCTGCGCGCCCCGCTCGGCCCGGACGCCGGCGACTACCTGCTGCTGCCGGTCCACCCCTGGCAGTGGGACGAGACCGTCGTCCCGCTCTTCGCCCCGTGGATCGCCTCCGGCGAGATCGTCCCGCTGGCCGGCGACGGCGACCTGCGGCTGCCCCAGCAGTCCATCCGCTCCTTCTTCAACCACACCCGGCCCGAGCGCTGCACGGTCAAACTGCCGCTCGCCATCCTGAACACCCTGGTCTGGCGCGGCCTGCCGACCGAGCGCACCCTGGCCGCGCCCGCCGTCACCGCCTGGATCCACGGTCTGCGCGACGCGGACCCGTTCCTGCGCGACGAGTGCCGGGTGGTGCTGCTCGGCGAGATCGCCTCCGTCACCGTCGACCACCCGCTCTACCGCGAGCTCCCGGAGGCGCCGTACCAGTACAAGGAGCTGCTCGGCGCGATCTGGCGCGAACCGCTCGGCCCGGCCCTGGACCCGGGCGAGCGCGGCCGCACCCTGGCCGCCCTGCTGCAGACCGGGACCGACGGCCGGGCGCTCGCCGCCGAACTGGTCGCCCGCTCCGGACTCACCCCCGCCGAGTGGACCGGCCGGCTGTTCGCCGCCATGCTGCCGCCCCTGCTGCACTTCCTCTACCGGTACGGGCTGGTGTTCTCCCCGCACGGCGAGAACGCCGTCGTCCTCTTCGACGAGCACGACGTGCCGGTCCGGCTGGCGGTCAAGGACTTCGTCGACGACGTCAACCTCAGTGACCAGGACCTGCCCGAACTGCGCGCCCTGCCCGCCGAGGTGGACGCCGTGCTGCTCCGCGAGGACCCGGCGGGACTCTGCCAGTTCCTGCACTCCGGGCTCTTCGTCGGCGTCTACCGCTACCTGGCCCCGCTGCTGGAGGCGCAGACCGGCCTGCCCGAGGAGGCGTTCTGGACGCTGCTGCGCACCGAGGTCCTCCGGTACCAGGAACGCTTCCCCGCACTGGCCGGGAGGTTCGCGCTGTTCGACCTGTTCCGGCCGCGGATCGACCGGCTCTGCCTCAACCGCAACCGACTGCTGATGGACGGCTACGCCGACCGCCCGCAGCGTCCGCACGCCGCCCGGCACGGCACCGTCCCCAACGCGCTCGTGCCCGGCGGAGCGGCGCCGCTGCCCGGGCAGCGGGACCGGATTGTCACCCCCGCCCCGTAG